The DNA window GTACGAACACAGCCGGCTGCGTAAATGCCGGGCTGGACCACAAGCCCGGGCAGGAACTGGTAGTCATCGTAGGCTACCGGTATGGGAAGGGGCTGTGATACCGTGCTGGGTTCCATGCCCGTTGCCAGCACGACCAGATCGGCGGAGATTTGCTCCAGAGCTCCCGTCATTGTGTTTTCAACATGAAGAACCAGCTGGTCTGATCCTTCAGCCTGTTCGATCTTGGCAACCTTGCCCTTGAAGAAGGTAACCTTTTCGTCATTTTTGACCCTGTTGTAGAAATCCTCGTAACGATCCTTTGCCCGGATATCTATGTAAAAAATGTAAACCTTTGCGTCGGGAATTTGCTCTCTCACATAGGTGGCCTGCTTCATGGAGGCGAGACAGCATATGCTCGAACAGAAAGGCAAATGATTTTCGTCTCTCGATCCGGCACATTGCACGAAAGCCACGGTCTCAGGGGGCTGACCGTTGGAGGGGCGAAGGATTTTGCCCTGAGTCGGTCCGTTCCAGGAAGCCATGCGCTCCATCATCACGTTTGTTATTACGTCTTTGTAAGTGCCGAACCCGTAGGTATCGAGTTTTTTTGCATCGTAGGGATTCCATCCGGTAGCCCAGATTATGGCTCCTACGTTGAGCTCGACCTTCTGAGGCTGCATGTCCAGGTCAATGGCATCATAAGGACAGGCCTCTTTAACCTTTTTTGCCTCGGGGCTCTGTACGAGAACCGGATCAATGACATATCTCATGGGATACGCCAGGTCGTGGGGTAGATAGGCAGCCTTGATCTTATCCATCCCGAAGTTGAAGGGATTATCTATTTCAAGTGTGGTTGCTTCGGCGCATTTGCCGCAACAGGTACACTTCTCGTTAACATATCTGGGTTTTACGACCACGGTAGCGGAGAAATTGCCCTCATGACCTGTTATGCCTTCCACTTCTGCAAGGGTCAGGACATGGATCCTGGGATTTTGCTTAATCCGCCTGAAGTTTATCTCAAGACCACAGTAAGGAGGGCACAGCTTCGGAAAATACTGATTCAACTGAGCCACTCTGCCGCCCAGATAAGGATTTTTTTCTACCAGATACACTTCATATCCTGCCTCGGCGGCTTCAATGGCGGCGGTCATACCGCTCATTCCACCGCCAACAACGAGGATGCTTTGGTTAACCGGACCACCCATCACTTTCCTCCCGTTGTAAATGTGACGAAATTCTTAAAATGGACAAGCCCGAAAGAACCGGCGTTACTGCCCGCTTAGTGTGCTGTTCACAACATATTCGTTCCTACATGTGCTCATATACACAAATATGATCTGAGGCGCAAATAAAAAACCTAAATTTATTTGCTTGACAGGTTAAAGATGCGACGGGTAGTAAAAGGCTCGTGAAAAAAAGATCACCCGGTATGATTTGTCGTCAAGGTGTTGTAATAAACCGATAAATAACACGATAGCGGAGTCAGGCCATGGAGGATCGAAAGGATCAGGGAGGCTGGTTGAAATACGTTATAAGGTTTGCACTGTCCTGTGCGGCAGTGTTTCCGGTGTATGCTTTTTTGTACCTGACTTTTCCGGCTTCTGTGTTTGCCTTTTATTTGATAACGGCGATTTTGGTAATGGTTTTTACTCCCTGGGATGATTTGAAGAAGAAGTTTCTGTCCTGAGAGAGCCTTGCTTGTCGGGGAATCGAAGCTACGACTAATTTACTTCCTGAAGTGGTAAAGGTTTGTGGGGGATGGGTCGGAGTGCCGGGGAAGGGTATTTTTCCAGTACATGATTGACAATAGGATAAGGGGTGGATATAGTCCAAGTGCTGTGTCTTTCGGAAACGTTCTGGGTGTAATTCATAAGAACTTGTTTTTGAGGAGAGAATGGCTATGGCGGGAAATATTGTGGAGATCACCGATAAGAATTTTGAGTCTGAAGTGCTTAAATCCGATATTCCCGTACTTGTCGATTTTTGGGCAGCATGGTGCGGACCCTGTCGAGCTATAGCTCCGGTGATTGATGAGATTGCCAATGAGTATCATGGTAAGATCAAGGTCGGTAAGTGCAACGTGGATGAAAATCCTCAGACGCCCTCCAAATTCGGAATCCGGGCTATTCCCACACTCATCTTCTTTAAAAACGGCAATGTGGTCGATCAGATAACGGGGGCTGTCGGTAAGTCTCAGATTTCCGCCGTGATCGACCGGCTTATTGCCTAGAGTTCCGGACAATGTCGGAAGTGTCTGGCATCTATGATGTGGTTGTTATCGGCTCCGGGCCTGCGGGTTGTGCGGCGGGGATTT is part of the Thermodesulforhabdus norvegica genome and encodes:
- a CDS encoding CoB--CoM heterodisulfide reductase iron-sulfur subunit A family protein, with product MGGPVNQSILVVGGGMSGMTAAIEAAEAGYEVYLVEKNPYLGGRVAQLNQYFPKLCPPYCGLEINFRRIKQNPRIHVLTLAEVEGITGHEGNFSATVVVKPRYVNEKCTCCGKCAEATTLEIDNPFNFGMDKIKAAYLPHDLAYPMRYVIDPVLVQSPEAKKVKEACPYDAIDLDMQPQKVELNVGAIIWATGWNPYDAKKLDTYGFGTYKDVITNVMMERMASWNGPTQGKILRPSNGQPPETVAFVQCAGSRDENHLPFCSSICCLASMKQATYVREQIPDAKVYIFYIDIRAKDRYEDFYNRVKNDEKVTFFKGKVAKIEQAEGSDQLVLHVENTMTGALEQISADLVVLATGMEPSTVSQPLPIPVAYDDYQFLPGLVVQPGIYAAGCVRTPTNVAEVVQDGTAAAIKAIQSISRR
- the trxA gene encoding thioredoxin, which gives rise to MAGNIVEITDKNFESEVLKSDIPVLVDFWAAWCGPCRAIAPVIDEIANEYHGKIKVGKCNVDENPQTPSKFGIRAIPTLIFFKNGNVVDQITGAVGKSQISAVIDRLIA